Below is a genomic region from Mustela lutreola isolate mMusLut2 chromosome 1, mMusLut2.pri, whole genome shotgun sequence.
CTCCTTCTGGGCGATGGCCTGCCCCGACTGGCAGGGTATGGCTGTGGGTACCCCGAGTGTGGGTAGCTTTATACCCAGTTAGCAGAGAGAACTCTAGCAAAGACTTGATTATAAAGGGAGCCTATATTCAGAAATACTAGATATTACCTCCTGCTCCTCCAGGAGCAGGTTGTGAGTGATACCCACCTCCGGAGCTCTTTCTCCGCTTCCCTAGGGACGAAAAAGAGAGATACTGGTCAGGGTCTGTGTGTGGTATCCTGCACAGCATTTCAAGAAGTTATCAAAATGCCTGACtccaaagtacattttttttattttttatttttttaagattttatttatttatttgacagacagagatcacaagtgggcagagagggagggaggaagcaggctccctgctgagcagagagaccaatgcgggcctcgatcccaggaccctgagatcatgacctgagccgaaggcagcggcttaacccactgagccacccaggtgcccccaaagtacaGACATTTTTAAGTCAATATGCAACTGAAGAAAATCTAGTCTGCGGAAAAAACAGAAGGGGTGAATTGACAAAGCAGGACAGTGGCCTTAGTGTTTTAATGAAATTTCGCTCTGTTTATTAAGTGGGCTGATTTAAAAACAGGCCATGATTAGGTTGGAGGTTATACAGAGAAAGAGGTTCTCTGGTCTACTTCTCTCCTCGTTCATGAGAAGGGAGGCTGGAGAAGGCAATAAGTGACCCACAACCCCGAGAGAGTTGCTGGTGGACCTACAACTGGAGGGCTTAGAAACCTGCCACGAGACCATACCCTTGAAAACAGACCCAAGTTCTTATTGAATGAATTTGCATTAACCCCTTTGGGACAGAATAGAAGGCCTATTGACGCTGAAAGCTACCAGTTAGAAAACAATGAAGTTGGCTTTGGAGGCAGAAAGGATGTTTCAGTTCACTCCCAGGTCAGTCTAGTAGAAGGGTGTATACAGACCCTGACCTTTTCAGACTCACACAACACAGATCTGTGCCAGGCCTTCTCAACCACGGCATTACTCACATTTTGGGCTGGATCATTCTCTGTCATGAGTGCCATCCTGTGCATTGTGGACGCTTAGCAACAGCCCTAGCTCctacccaccagatgccagtGGCGCCTCTCCCCTCCATGGTGACAACGAAAAATGTCTCCATTGTCCTCTGGGACGCCAGAATTTCCACTGATTCATAACTTACTAAATCTTGCTAGCACAGTTGAGAAGTGATGGAAAACACATTACCAACTGATAGTTTCAACTAAAGGCAAATTTGACGAAGCCTAGGATGGACGGAACCGTGTTTCTTTGAATAAGTGTCTGCTACATTACATACCATATTCTACCGTTTTAAATCTTGGAAATGTCACAGTTCTTACACGCCGCACTAAACACAGAAGCAGGGCCTGTCTGCTCAGGGGTCCTGACGTGCCTGGTCGGCTGACCTTCTCGCCGGCCCTGGCTTCCCAACCTCGTGTGCTGGCGTTATTACCCGTTCGGATGTGTTTGTGGATCCAGGGAAGCACTTTTCTAAGATCTGTGAAGATCCCAGGGGATCCTTGTTCATCTTTCCTCATGTTGTTTCTCCAGCCACGGCCACAGCCTAAACCCCAGGAAGTCACACCGGCCAGAGTCCAAGTCCCCTCCTTGTTCCGGCACATGAGGGAACCTCCTGAATCTCCCTGGAAGGGGGAAAAGCCTCTCTTACCATCACTGTCCGGTCTGCGCTCACTCTTTCCCCCACAAAGATGCTAGATGAGGATCAATGACACCTCTTCACTTCTAATGATTAGGACTCAGGGGCCCAGGAGAATAGCCCAGCACAATTCACATTAAATCCTCAAATATCCCTGGAGCCCAccacttccccctctttcttccccatcctcGAGGGATGTTTGTTTTATCAAACATCAGACTTTCTTCCTACTCCTATCTCATCCTACGACTCAGAAAAGCCTTGCCCAGAGGTAAAACTGATCTCAGGTCTTGCTCAGCAAGaggaatggaaggaaaggaaagtccTCATTACCCACAAATTAGAAACCTCTAAAAGGGAAAAAGCCAGCCAGCCTTCAGGGATACAGAACCCTAAGCTCACTGTTGGCATTATCTCTTGTTATCTGGTCTTTTGGAAAAAATAGAAGACCTCCTCTAAGTCCACACTCCCTGGTAAAAACAGATTGTATAAACTGTTCCTTATTTTGACTTGACTTCCCTTGTCACTCCTGACCCTTCTTTCTAGAGTCCAGTCTTACTTACAGCCTTCTTTTAGCCTGTCCCCTGATGACAAAGCTGAGGGAAGCCCTTCCTGGGACATTTCCACTCCCACCTACCTGACAGGCATCTCCTCCACCATCTGGGAAACCTGTGCACAGAAAGGTGTGCCCACTGAAAGGTTTCTTTAGGGTTAACAGAGCTGCCATACACTCGTCCTGGGTCAAAATAGGCAGTTTGACTTCCTGTAAGACTTTCGAGAGAACACCATCTAGAAAACACAGAGGGGAGAGGACCAGCAAGGCACCCTCGCCCTTCCTGAGTTGAAGATGCCCCACACAGGTTTGTATCTTTTGGAAAGACCTGAAATTCTAAGGACAGTGGATAcactcttttaaaatgtttacagaattgttgtttagaaaataaatgaaaactgtaTTTTCTGATTACCCACCAGAAAGTTCTAACATCTGATTAAGAGAAGTGGCATAGAAGTGCTTACCTTCAGCCGAGCGGCCCCAGCCTGCAGTTGTACAAATAAATCCAGCCTCAAATCGTTCCTTCAGCTCTGGAAGACACATGGGCCCCACAAACTGGCCTAAAGAGAAAGAGTAGGCAGGGCTTGTCACATCCACGAAGCACAGGGCACCCTAAGCCACTCGCCAATTGACATCTAGGTGGTTCCCCGAAGATCTCGTGAGAGTTGTGTTATCTGTGCCTCCAGGGGTCACTtatcagacaaagaaagactctGTCCTGACTCCACATAATCCTATATCTGAGGCCACAAACAAAAAGGATTTCACACAGGGGACCCTCCACCCCAAATCTGTCTTGAAGTGCATAGCCCAGAACTGTTGGACATAACGTTACGTAACATATGTTGTAGGGAATATGCTATGGAGAAGAAGTTATAGGGAACATGGGATAGATGATACACAGTGAGCCTCAAATGTTTACCGAAATGGAAGGCACCATCCATCTTCAAAAGAGCAATATCATAGTCCATTGGCTTCTTGATGGAGAAATAGGGGTGTATGATGATGGTTTCGATGGTGAGCGTTTGCTCCCCTGGATCTATATGGCTCAAGTCATATTCTCCAGCAGTGACATTCAAAGTTGTTGCACTATTTCTATGAATAGGAAGCAGTAAAACGAATAAATTTCATTTAGCCTCTGAGAACTCTTGTAATGGTTGACAATCTGGCCTCTTTAAAATGACATGGATGGATAATGTGGATGTGAGGATACTGAACAGAGAAAGTGAGAATGATTCCATCACTACTAATAAAAATGTGAAGGTTCCCAATTTAAGTGGGGGGGGGCTAATCAAGATTGACCTCAAATGGAACCAAGAATATGATAAATCCAATACTTTGCAGCCATAAAACGTCTGAAAATGCACATATATTGTAACTCAGGTGTTACTCAGCTATAATGGATTTTATTCAGCTACCCTAGGTGGTTGGCCAGGTCTCAGTATCAGTGATTCTCTGAGAATGATTTGTGATCCCTCCTACGTAGGCTACTTTAGTGTCAGAGATCTAATGCTTAAAGTATATTATGAAAAACATAATGGCCTCATAACTCTGATATGTCAGAGATCATGCACACTCAAGGCTTGGGACTGATTGAAACAATGAGAGGTAGGGATCTTCTCCTTACCTCCTTCACCTTTGTAATTCAGAGACGTGGTGTGAGATGGGAAAGACCATTCTATTTCCCTTCATCCCATAGCAAAGTTATCTGAAAGGAACTTGGTAGGATGTATTGAGGTGGATTAAGAACTTTTGAGTTTACTCTCTTTGGGGACCGACCCTTCATTCCCCAAAGTGATGATTTTATACATAACTGGAAAGGGTATCCTTTTCTGTTGGTATATTTCCCTGACTCTTGGCTACATTGGGTACCTAACCTAatagacagcatctccttagcctaATCCCTTGGCACACTGCAGTGAAATTATCAGCTGACTCTTCTATGGACTGTTAACTCTCAGCAAGGGGATAGGAATGACATCttactacctttgtatctttggtACCCACCGAAGTGTCTAGCACCAAGTAAATACCCAGGGAATGTTTGCAGCCTTGAGATGAAAGAGGGCAAATATAGGACATGACCTTGAAATTGCAGCCTAGTGACTAGCAAGAACACTAACAGTAGAAGGTTTAGAGCACACAGGAAATTGGATAAAGGATGGAAGTTGTTAGATCGAAGCTCAGTGAGGCAAGACCAGTAGGAAAGCAGAcgtgggagcctacttctcatTTTACTGGcctccctgtgttttcttttatcatttttttctccaattttattttaattctagttagctaacatagagtataatattggtttcaggagtagaattcagttcttttatcaatttttaaaagatgtataatgaaagattttttttttcactgaaatgtAAGAGAAAATTTTCACAAGTGTATCTTGGTCACACTTGTTTTCACTTAGAtattattctttaattatttccAGTCATATTTAAGTAAACAAAGTATTCTACTCCTGCAAACAAAGTATGTTTTCTACTGAGTTGAGAATCCTTTGGTCATGCCACTGAGCCCTGTTTGTGTTATGCATTTCTGTTATGTTCCTGTGCTAAAGTATACATCACACATTTTCACGCTTTAATAGAGTTATTGCTGCTGACTGCAAAAGAGAAGGAGGGTAGTCTGGCGTTCATCCATGGGCTAGGCCTTCCCTACCTGTTTGCAACGCAGTGAGCAGCCGTGATGACCCACTGTGCAGAGATGATGGTCCCACCACAGATGTGCTTCTGCCTTCGTTTCAGGGACACCTGAATTGCAAAGAGCCTAAGTGGGAGCAAGTAAATGCCTTgggaccaccctccaccccccaaactTGGAGACTGAACATATTGTGAAAAATAGAACCAGATGTCTTACAAATATTAGAAATTGTGGACTGTGAAGGAGTAAAACCCATCCCATGACAGCTCAGAAGGAAGAGCAGTGTTGGAACCAGAACATTCCCAACCCTGGTCTGTAGGAGAGGTGGTTAATTTGAGATGGTTGGCTATAAGGGTTTAATAGAGTTGATAGTAAAAACtgttggtatttatttattttcataaaactatTGACACAGACTGTTATGCTAGCAATATAAACAATTTCTgtgaatgaagagaaataaagggaaGTATAAGATATAGCAGAGTCCAGAAAAACTGTTTTAGGAGAAAAACAGCAGAAGGCTGAGAAAATCTTTCCACACATGCTCCAATTCCTCGAAGCCTCTTAGAGAAATAGTACCTATAATTTTCTCAGGCTCTTAGCTATTTGATCTCTATCACTGCTTCAAGCCTATTTTTAATCTGCTTCTACCAATTGattgcttttttacttttttttaaaagattttatttatttatttgacagagagagagagagaacagcagggggagtatcaggcagagggagagggagaatcagacactccactgagcagcgagcccacaTGAgcctcaatccaggaccctgggatcacagcctgagccaaaggcagccgcccaaccaactgagctacccaggtgtccctactaaTTACTTTCTATCTCTGGTTTATCCTGTTCATTATATTTGACTCTAAAATGCTTTCAAGGTACAAGTAAATGCTTTCGATTTCATTGTCAGAATTAGAGAAGACATTTATTAGAATTGTCACTTTTTGACCAAAAATTATTCAATGaacaattgaaaaaattttaataaagagcaaaattaagtaaaagtaagtaaaattacTGACTCCAACTTGAATATGAACTTCTAAATTGATTAGTCAACCAGTTGACCAAATAAGCAACTGATCAATTAACTCTTCAACCAAGTAATTAATTCATCAGTCAATCAAATGACAATGACTCAACCACTGAGTCTAACTACTAAACATAAATTCAATCAACCAGCCATTACTAAATATCCACCGACCAAAAATTAATGTGACTGCCTTAAAGTAAAAGTTAAGAGCTATTACTCACAAAATTAAGAGTCAAGAAAACAACATAGCTCTCAGGATAAAGAAAGTTGGGAGAATTTCAAAGATAGTAAATGGGACCACCATAGGCTAGAGACAGATGCACAAAGGCATTCTGATGACATGTGAAGACCAGGAGGTTAGATTGAGAGAAAATTCTTAGGATATCAGCTAAGGAGGCAGTATTATTAGGATATATTAGGATATATCTAAGGAGGCAGTATTCTTCAAGATAGCCTAAGAGGTCCTATGGTACAGGTATAAATCTCCGAACAGAAAGTAGTTGTATAGATATGACACCTTTGACTTTCCTGGTCATCTTTAACTAGGATGAGGTTATTATATTTGTTGAAtcagagaatttttttattgtaaatttaAGAGTTTTTTAGTTTATTGAAGTGGGGTTTTTGTCTTAGGGGCTGAAAGTTTGGGGTGGCATTTCCAGTTTGGGTGGCAAGTCAACAGTGCATGTAATTATCCTGAGTATACGTTTTCTGGAACTCAACGGATGGACATCATGAGAGACTTGGATCCTGGAACACTCATAAGATCTCTGCTGATGAGTTAGGCAGAAAGGAGTATACTAATGAGTAACATGTGTTTCTGGGACATTCATTCCTGAGAAAGCTCATAGACTACCCTCCAGAGAATGTTCCCTGAGACTCACCTGCCAGGGGTAGGAACCCTTTTCTACTTGGCTTCCCCCAACAATGCGACTGAAAATGCTAAGGTAATTCCCAGGCTGTGCCTTCACCAAACTCCGCCCACAAGTGGGAGCTGGGAATGAGAGAAGACAAAAATTTAGTGATTAGGTAGCTCCTAGAACTGAGGGATACAGGAAACTTCCCTGAgcacaaaaaaaaaccctgcaggaCGTGGCGCATGTGAAAAGATTACAACACGGCTTTGTGTTAACTATGGGATTTGCTGTGATTTGTAGAACGTGGGATTGTTCGGCTTTTGTGACCGAGAACAGGCATATCACAAAGTCTTTCTACTTTTCTGATATAAAGATTAAGAGCCTCAGAGGTAGATCTCCACTGGGTCAGCAGGAATGTAGCCCCTTTGCTTCTGAGCTGTCCGGCCCCTTAGGGACTCCTCACTGTGCTTCTATGGCATTTATCACGTGCCTTTGTGGTTATTTCTGTGTCTTTCAACCCAACTAGACTGTGGGCTTTTCAGAGATAGGAACTTAATCCCAGAAATATCTAAATTCAAAATATCGAGAACAGTCCATGATGCCTAGAAGCTGCTTGGTTAATTGGTGAAGCAGGTGATGCCACACTCCGCCTTGGACTGTGACTGTGTGTCCGTCTTCTCTGCTCCACCCAGGGGACTGAGTCTAAGGCTGTGGTCCATGCTACCCGGCACACGGTCAGATATTCATTCTCTGTGGAAGTAGAAAGTGGCAGGTTGCTCAAGAACAGTGGAGTGGAGAGAAGACCGTGTCTCGACTCACACACCAGGCCTGTACTTGGCCAGGCAACGGGCCTCTCCTTTTTGTGGAGAGGACTCTATCCCTGAAACAGTTGCCTTTACTTATTTAACCTCAGTGGTTTTTTTGACTCCTCAACTAGCAGGTGAGCTGGGTTATCCCTCATCCTTATCCTTATCCCTTATCTGTCGGCTTAGGCATCACCTCAACTGagaagtcttccttgatttcctCAAGGCTGTGTTAAGTTTCTCTCCCGTACTGTGTAGtgctccttcctccctgcttttATAGCTTGTGCCGTGCAGTGTTGTGATAATGAGTAGTTTGTCTGCCTCTATACTACACAAGAGGGAAAAATACCttatgttttattcatctctgtatttCCAAGGTTTTGGATAATTCCTAGCATATAGTAGACACTTAGAAAAGTTGGACggatgaacaatttttttttttttttttttttttttttttggagaacatATCCTGGAGAGCATAGCTATTTAGATTCATATGTTAAAATACACAAAGCTCTTACAAATAACTTCTTATTTaatcctccttctctgcctctgaaTCAAGCACTGTTGTCCCTGtactacagatgagaaaatgaagagtTGAAGAAAAGcacagctggggcgcctgggtggctcagagggttaagcctctgccttcggctcaggtcatgatctcagggtcctgggatcgagtcccacatcgggctctctgctcagcggggagcctgcttcctcctctctctctctctgcctgcctctctacctgcttgtgatctctgtcaaataaataaataaaatcttaaaaaaaaaaaagaaaaaaaaagaaaagcacagctaATGAACAGCAAAGGATGGATATGACACTGGCCCTTTTGATTGAATCAAAAGCTTATTTTCTAACAGTTTAAGTTGAATGAATCATAAATAAATTAGACACAAAACTTACAATTTCCCAAACTCATtgaagcaaaaatagaaaacaggatGGTTCTTGGGGCTGACACAATTCCGACTATGGAGAAGCCTGTCAAGAACTGTTCTCACTTTATGttacttgaggggaaaaaaagaccattCATAATACACCACAGTAAACATACTTAATATTTCCCAGTAAGATCATTTTCCAAAAGATTACAAGTGCTTTCAAATACACGCTGATTTCCAGAATTTGCTCATGCAAAAGGATTGTGTAATGTGTCCTAATGAGTGAATAACCCCAATTTTCTCCAGATCAATGCCATTTGTGCAAGTTGTTCATTCCATGAATGTTTTATATGCCAATTGCAGGAGACAAGTCcaaaataattacatgaaaaatagatccccaaaatatatatgcttctgttttctcaaaggCACATTTAATAGAGTAATGATGCCCGTTGCCAACAAAGGTTATTCTTTCTGATGAAGGTAGTTACAGAGTTCATTTGGAACTTAcctctggggagagagagaattgcagGTTTACCTTGTTCCAAACAGAGCATTCCAAGTAGTAAAAACAGCTTATTCTTGTTCAGAGGCATTTTGAGACTCAGAGTTTTTCCTGGAACTTTTAGACTAAAGAAAAAACCACATAAAAACCCGTGAGACCAGTAAGAAGCCaatttaaaagaaagttatttaTTAACCAAGACTTGAGTCATTCAACCATGTCCATATGATGTTTCTGAATGTGGTTTCTTGCAAAAATCTCTGCAAAATGTGGGAAGTCAACCACAGAAGCATAATCTTGATCAAGCAATATTACATGTCCCATTACACCCACATCAATATGTTTCTTCCCTCAAAGTATATTGGCTAGCCAAGTAGTTGGTGTCTAAAGTTTCATCTGCAAATATTACTTGCTTCTTAGTATGTAGATTACCACTGTCTACAAGAGGACTGAATATCAAAGTTGTCCTTGTTTACAAGGTTATGCTACATGTTTGCCAACAACCCATCAGAATAtgggaaaacatttttgtttctcttgttttccaATTGTAAATTGATGGTTATAGCCATGTgttagagaaggagaggggaggagaagaaagataaTTTGATAGCACACTCAGGAAATGAAGCTAACAGACAATCATTTAGGATACTGTCTGTAGGGGCATTTGTGAATCacattttctcatcatttttttatatttatagaagaCAAACACTAAATCCCCTTCACCTCTATACTTGGTAGACAACATGGCACAGGGAGGTGGCTCTGATTATGTGCAAGTCTTTCCCTTCTTTGGCTGAGTTCTTGGCACATGGTCAGTGTGGGAGAAACACGAGTGGATTCACCAATCCCGTCTATGCCCACAGAGGAACATGAGATTTTTCTGCCAACTTTTCAAATTATCTGCCCCAAAGAGCAAAGGTCAAACCAAAAGCCTTTACCTTCCTTGTGACAACTTTTGCCCTTGTACAAGATAAATCGATAAAAATACATCTCAtgcaggggcaccttggtggcacagtgggttaagcatctgactcttggtttttgactcaggtcatgatcacggggttgtgagattgagccccatgggcTCTAAACAGAGGGGGGAGTCTGGGACTCTCTCTTCCtatgctcctccccctgctcgtgctctctctctcaaacaggtaagtaaatatttagaaaatacattgcatgcaaataaaataaatgcagaaaaaaaaaaaaaggaaggacatgCAAACCTCCAACTGAAGCATTTTCACAAATACTTTAatccagaagctggaaaatttGGGCCATTGGTTTGGGGACTTCTGGTTGATACCATAAGAGGTAATCAATCAAAGtctaaacaaaaatcaaaatctccattttttttttttttttttttgacaacaaGGGATCTTGCAGTTCCTAATATATTTTATCAATGACTTTCCAGGGCACTTTTACTAGGAATATGGCCTTCTTGGCTTTAAGTCATTATATTTTGTTGTTCATTGTGTACTACTCCTGTAAAAGTTGAAGGAAGACTTAGATTTGCCTGGGAGGCACCAGGGTTGACAAGCCCCAAGTAGGTATGGAGGCTCCTCTAAACCTCAGAGCCTTTCAAGCTTTCAACCTCCTGTCAATTTCTagtatcacaaaataaaaaaattttactttaaaatgaaaaatgatggcggctggatgcgagccagtaggcggaacttaggattttgtatctatgtggctgcgagtgattgCTTGTGCCACCTTGGTACATATAGACCTGCacgggcgggggagagagagatcccaatagctacccagaaataaagcttgcttctctgaggtctcctggttgttcttgctggcgagagctaCAACTACCTAGTACTGAGAATTGTCTTAAGGTATTTGTTTCATTCTGCAGGTAACTGGTGTtatgttctttcattttgaaatcataaaaaaagtttcccttataaatattcataattgATTATTGAGAGGATGTTTCTGATCAAAGTTTCAACCACTGGGCACAGATTCTAAAAGGAAAGTAAAGAATGAGAAGTGCTGAAGAAATAGCAAGAGATACAACATAGGGTTTTAAATTATACTCTGCCAGGAGTGacacacttattttatttttgggtttATGGCTAGCGACGTATCTGGGTACACAATTTAAGGAAGCATCCACTATTAAGATCATGCAAGTACTAAAGGGgataaaggaaattaagaagtACAGACTtcatgttataaaataaatatgtcacggagatgaaaagtacagcataggaaatagagTCAATGATACTTTAATACTGTTTGGTGACATATGGTGACTACACTTAACATactgagcactgagaaatgtgtagaattgttcaataaatatgttgtacgcctgaaaaaaaaaatgaaaaatgatgagATCTCCCTTGCCCATGAGAGTGGCGCACTAAGAAATGTCATGGGCTCTTGCTTTTTCCTTCAGTTCAGAAGACATTTAAGTTCTCGTATCAGCATATTCAACGCATATCACAATTATCAGTGTTAGCAAAAGACTCTTTCCCAACGTGAACCTGGccattaaaagtttttaatccAATCTCTTGAAAGTGTAAACTCTGACCCCTTGCTGCTAAAAGTTTTATCTTTAAGGAGATGGTATCAGGTCCGGAATACTAAATTTCTGTAAGGCTCCGTCCCTAAGCCTCCTGGCATTCCAGGGATTATAATAACTGCACATTGTAGTTACCTGCAGAAAGGGATATACTGAGGTGTTGCTTGGGCTGGTAgtataaaatcaatttttaaaaaatttttaaaatttattttcagcatatcagtattcattgtttttgcaccacacccagtgctccatacaatccgtgccctctctaatacccaccacctggttcccccaacctcccaccccccgctgcttcgaacccctcagattgtttttcagagtccatagtctctcgtggtccacctccccttccaatttccaccaactcccttctcctctctaactccccttgtcttccatgctatttgttatgctccacaaataagtgaaaccatatgataatttactctctctgcttgacttatttcactcagcatcatcttttccagtcccgtccatgttgctacaaaagttgggtattcatcctttctgatggaggcataatactccatagtgtgtatggaccacatctttcttatccattcgtctgttgaagggcatcttggttctttccacagtttggcgaccgtggccattgctgctataaacattggggtacagatggctcttcttttcaggacacctgtatctttggggtaaacacccagtagtgcaattgcagggtcatagggaagctctatttttaatttcttgaggaatctccacactgttttccaaagtgactgcaccaacttgcattcccaccaacagtaaaatcaaatttttaaacataactgtagtttctttcttttggaaggaaaaaatatctcTCTTGGGAATTTTAGACCAAAATCTGTACCACTATATGCCTTTGGGGTTCAAATTTTACTGTCTTCCTCTTCTGTAGACCTTCAAGTCAAGAAAACAGCACCACAGTTTATCCTGAGCCAGTGATACAGAAGAGAGCTAGCGGAAATAGAAAACGAAACTTATTTGGGCAGAGTACTATGAACCCAGCCTCGATAAGAGTAACACAGACCAGCCCACTAAAAAAAG
It encodes:
- the OVCH2 gene encoding ovochymase-2 — translated: MYFYRFILYKGKSCHKEAPTCGRSLVKAQPGNYLSIFSRIVGGSQVEKGSYPWQVSLKRRQKHICGGTIISAQWVITAAHCVANRNSATTLNVTAGEYDLSHIDPGEQTLTIETIIIHPYFSIKKPMDYDIALLKMDGAFHFGQFVGPMCLPELKERFEAGFICTTAGWGRSAEDGVLSKVLQEVKLPILTQDECMAALLTLKKPFSGHTFLCTGFPDGGGDACQGDSGGSLMCRNKEGTWTLAGVTSWGLGCGRGWRNNMRKDEQGSPGIFTDLRKVLPWIHKHIRTGKRRKSSGAPCSEQGRVLRESEGELHFPESPFLYYESQQRCVWTLLAPEKMHVLLGVSHLDAESCHHSYLSISSTDDRLMGKFCGKSLASSVLVGSNSLRLNFISDATDQAAGFNLTYKALKPNYLPDSGCSSFTVLFEEGLIQSLHYPEDYSDMASCNWVFQAPKRYLIKLSFQSLEVEESGDCTSDYVTVHRDVEGQEEIARLCGFVAPDPVLSSSGVMLISFQSDENVTFRGFQATVSFIPETDLNISISEDQSMFLETWNVLPKDRSASGETWMWRERHPHRENVK